In Passer domesticus isolate bPasDom1 chromosome 1, bPasDom1.hap1, whole genome shotgun sequence, one DNA window encodes the following:
- the PDCD6 gene encoding programmed cell death protein 6 isoform X3 — translation MFDRENKGGVNFNEFTGVWKYITDWQNVFRTYDRDNSGMIDKNELKQALTGFGYRLSDQFYDILIRKFDRQGKGQVAFDDFIQCCVVLQRLTDVFRRYDTDQDGWIQVSYEQYLSMVFSIV, via the exons ATGTTtgacagagaaaacaaaggGGGTGTGAACTTCAATGAATTCACAGGAGTCTGGAAATACATCACAGACTGGCAGAATGTCTTTCGAACGTATGACAGAGACAATTCTGGAATGATTGACAAAAATGAGCTAAAGCAAGCACTAACAGGTTTTG GTTACCGACTGTCTGATCAATTCTATGATATCCTTATTCGGAAATTTGACAGACAAGGAAAAGGACAAGTTGCCTTTGATGATTTTATTCAGTGCTGTGTTGTTCTACAG AGGCTGACTGATGTGTTTCGACGATACGACACTGACCAGGATGGCTGGATTCAGGTGTCCTATGAGCAGTATCTGTCCATGGTCTTCAGCATCGTATGA
- the PDCD6 gene encoding programmed cell death protein 6 isoform X2 produces MAAGYQQRPGGGGAPLPDPSFLWNVFQRVDKDRSGIISDNELQQALSNGTWTPFNPATVRSILGMFDRENKGGVNFNEFTGVWKYITDWQNVFRTYDRDNSGMIDKNELKQALTGYRLSDQFYDILIRKFDRQGKGQVAFDDFIQCCVVLQRLTDVFRRYDTDQDGWIQVSYEQYLSMVFSIV; encoded by the exons ATGGCGGCGGGGTACCAGCAgcggcccggcggcggcggcgcccccCTGCCCGACCCCTCCTTCCTGTGGAACGTCTTCCAGAG agttGACAAAGACAGAAGTGGAATAATATCTGATAATGAACTTCAGCAGGCATTATCCAATG GCACGTGGACTCCATTTAATCCAGCAACAGTCAGGTCAATTCTTG GCATGTTtgacagagaaaacaaaggGGGTGTGAACTTCAATGAATTCACAGGAGTCTGGAAATACATCACAGACTGGCAGAATGTCTTTCGAACGTATGACAGAGACAATTCTGGAATGATTGACAAAAATGAGCTAAAGCAAGCACTAACAG GTTACCGACTGTCTGATCAATTCTATGATATCCTTATTCGGAAATTTGACAGACAAGGAAAAGGACAAGTTGCCTTTGATGATTTTATTCAGTGCTGTGTTGTTCTACAG AGGCTGACTGATGTGTTTCGACGATACGACACTGACCAGGATGGCTGGATTCAGGTGTCCTATGAGCAGTATCTGTCCATGGTCTTCAGCATCGTATGA
- the PDCD6 gene encoding programmed cell death protein 6 isoform X1: MAAGYQQRPGGGGAPLPDPSFLWNVFQRVDKDRSGIISDNELQQALSNGTWTPFNPATVRSILGMFDRENKGGVNFNEFTGVWKYITDWQNVFRTYDRDNSGMIDKNELKQALTGFGYRLSDQFYDILIRKFDRQGKGQVAFDDFIQCCVVLQRLTDVFRRYDTDQDGWIQVSYEQYLSMVFSIV, from the exons ATGGCGGCGGGGTACCAGCAgcggcccggcggcggcggcgcccccCTGCCCGACCCCTCCTTCCTGTGGAACGTCTTCCAGAG agttGACAAAGACAGAAGTGGAATAATATCTGATAATGAACTTCAGCAGGCATTATCCAATG GCACGTGGACTCCATTTAATCCAGCAACAGTCAGGTCAATTCTTG GCATGTTtgacagagaaaacaaaggGGGTGTGAACTTCAATGAATTCACAGGAGTCTGGAAATACATCACAGACTGGCAGAATGTCTTTCGAACGTATGACAGAGACAATTCTGGAATGATTGACAAAAATGAGCTAAAGCAAGCACTAACAGGTTTTG GTTACCGACTGTCTGATCAATTCTATGATATCCTTATTCGGAAATTTGACAGACAAGGAAAAGGACAAGTTGCCTTTGATGATTTTATTCAGTGCTGTGTTGTTCTACAG AGGCTGACTGATGTGTTTCGACGATACGACACTGACCAGGATGGCTGGATTCAGGTGTCCTATGAGCAGTATCTGTCCATGGTCTTCAGCATCGTATGA